The stretch of DNA GCTTGAAGATGCGGCTGAAATGGGCGAGGTCGTTAAAACCCCACGCGAAGGCGATCTCGCCGATGTGCCGGGCCTGGTAGGCGGGATCGGCAAGATCGCGCTTGCAGCGCTCCAGCCGCTGTGTCTGCACGTAGCCGCGGAACGAGGTCTGTTCGGCGGCCATCAGATCGCTGGCGTAGCGCGGCGAAATTCCTGTCGCCGCCGCAGCGCGCGGCAGCGATAGCTCGGGATCGGCGAGATGCGTCAGGATATGATTCTTGAGGCGATAGAGCAGCGCCGAGCGGTGGACCGACTGATCCGGCAGGCGCGCGTGCAGCCGGTCGGCCAGCGTCATCGCGAGCAGGTCGAGCGCCTGGTCGAGCAGGCGGCTTGCGGCCGCGGGATCGACCAGCTCGATCGTCCTGCTCACATTGCGCGCGAAATCATAGGTCAGCCGTTCGAGCGGGCGATCGCCTGCAAAGGTCGTCGCCGTCAAACCATCGAACGAGCCGACGCGCTGTTGCAGCAGCTTGCGCGGCATCTGGAAGATGGTCTGCGAAAAGCTGTCGTCGAAGCGCAGCTCATAGGGGCGGGTGGTGTCGTAGATGACGAATTGTCCCGCGGAGACGATCGCCTCGCGGCCGTCCTGGAAGACGCCGTTCACGCCGTGGTTGCCCAGCGCCATCAGCACGTAATCTTCGCTGGCGCGGGCGATGCGCGATGGCGTGCGGAACACCCGCTGGGCGGTGGAATCGACCTGCGTGAGCGCCACCGGTCCGATTCTGCATTGCGAAACCGCGCCCCAGAACGCGCCGCGCATGTCGGATTTGCAGTCGAGGCCGACGAAAGTGTCGCAGACGATGTCCTGCCACACCGCAAGCCGGCGTTCCGGAAGGCAAGAACTGGTGTCGAGCACGACGGCCACGACGGACCTCCACGAACCATCCGGGTGTGTTGTTTAAAGCCTGCTGCGCTCAAAAATAAGCAATCCCCGTGCCCAGTCTGCGCCGGGTGCCCAGCCTTCACAATTGGTTAATAGAGATGTGTCAGTAGCGCGTGATCTGTCGTGTGTTTGTAGCTCGTGAAGTGTCGTGTTTTTGGTGCCCTGGAACAAAGGGGGCACGATGGGCACGGCATCCATTCACGAGGGTGTACGACGGATGCGGTTTTCGGATTTGCTGGATCGGACGGAGGCGAAGGAACTGACGCAGGTGGCCGCGGCTGAGCTTCTCGGGATCAACGTGCGGACGTTTCAACGTTGGGCGGAACGCTATGAGGCGGAGGGCGATGACGGGCTTGTCGACCTCCGTATGGGGCGGCGATCGCCGCGGCGCGCGCCGGAGGAAGAGCTTGAGCGGATGCTGGGGCTGTTCCGGGACAGGTACGCGGACTTCACGGTGAAGCACTTCCACGAGCAGCTGCAAAAGCGGCATGGCTATGTGCTTGGCTACACGGTGACGAAGCTGGCCTTGCACGCGGCGGGCTTGGTGCGGAAGGCGCCGAAGCGTTCGGCGCACCGCAAGAAGCGTCCGCGCCGGCCGCTTCCGGGCATGCTGCTGCATCAGGACGGGTCGCGCCACGCCTGGATCGAAGGTCTGCCGGCGATGGACCTGATCGTCACGCTGGACGATGCGACGAGCGAGATCTACTCGATGTTTCTGGTCGAGGAAGAAGGCACGGCGTCGACGTTCCAGGCCTTGGGCGAAGTGATTGGCGGGCGCGGCCTGTTCTGCGCGCTCTACACCGATCGCGGCAGCCATTATTTCTACACCCCGAAGGCTGGCGAGAAGGTCTCGAAGACGCAACAAACCCAGGTGGGACGGGCTTTATCGCATCTTGGGATCGAGCATATCGCAGCCTATTCGCCGGAGGCGCGCGGGCGCTCCGAGCGGATGTTCGGCACGCTGCAGGGCCGGCTGCCGAAGGACCTGCGGCTCGCCGGGATCAGGACGGTCGAAGCCGCCAATGCGTGGCTGAGGGCGCATTACATGGCCGAGCATAACGCGGCGTTTGCGATCAAGGCCGAACAGCCGGGCACGGCGTTCGTCGCCGATCGCCACGAGGCTTGGCGCGAAGCGCTGTGCGTGATCGAAGACCGAACCGTCGCCAACGACAATACGATCGCATGGAACGGTCGGCGGCTGCAGCTGCCGGAGAGCCGGCTCAGGCCCCACTTCGTCAAAGCCCTGGTGCGGGTCCATGAGTATCCCGATGGCACCGCGAGCGTGTTCCTTGGCCCGCACCGATTGGCGACGTTTGCCGCCGACGGACACCAGATCAGCCCCGACGCGCCTCAGCCTGGCAGCGTGCTCGGAGCCGTCAAGGACAAGCCCTTGCGGGCGCGCAAGCGCGCGTCCTTGACCGCCCCTGCGCGCGCCGCCGTCGAGATAGCGCGGGTCGGGGCGGAGAAACGGGCTTCAAGTCGAACAAAGAAACCGACCAGGAGGGCTAACCCGGCAGCAATATCCGTGGCATGACCAACCCGGAGGAAACCGTCCACGCCTTCCGGCTCCTCCGAAACTCAACAACGAAGGCGACAGATCACGAGCTACAAAAATACGACAACTTCACCCGCTACGGACATTGGTTAATAGAGATGTCACTAAGCCGCTGGAATGATTGCCATTATTTAAGGCAGTATACGGACAGTCCGGGCTTGAATTTCATGCTGCGATGCACAATATGGATGGTCTAGGGATTCGACGCCTCCTCGAGGGCCTCTCTCAGAGGAGTTCAGGATATGTACCTCATCCATATCGCGGCAGCGCTCGCCAATAGTAGCGTGCGCACGCTGAGCCAGCAGGAAGAATTGCCGCTGTTGCGCGATCACCTGCTGCGGCTTGACCGCACCAGCCGCCGCGACCGCTTCCATGGCTTCATGGATGACAGCTTCATCGAGCGCTACGCCGAGAAATGCGCCGATGACGGCACGACCATCATCGCTTTCTTTGAAAACGGCGTGGTTCGGGGCGCAGCCGAGCTGCATCCGCCGGACCAGTCACCGGATTCGCTCCCCGAGATCGCGTTCAGCGTCGAAGCGTCGGTGCGTCGGCGGGGCGTCGGCAGCATCCTGTTCCGCAAGCTGATCACGGTGGCGCGCGCCAAGGGCTACAAGAGCCTGCGGATCACCACCGGTGCGCAGAACGAGCCGATGCGGGCGCTCGCCAACAAGTTCGGCGCGCAGCTCGTGTTCCGCCACGGCGAATCCACCGGCACCATCGACCTGACGAAACAGGATCAGACGGAGCTCGCGACCACCTGGGCGGACAGCACGCTGAATGCCGCGCGCACGGTCGCGAATTTCAACCGTGCCTATTGGCGGATGCTGCTTCGGATGTATGGCTGGGGCCGCGCGGCCTGAGCGGCGCGTTCAATCACGGCAATTCGCTGACGTCAGATCCAGCGAATTGCCCAAAACCTTCAGAGCCCGGTCCTGATTGAATCAGAACCGGGCTCTGGTCTTTTCAAAACCGCTACAGGCTTCAGGTGCCGGTGCGCTTGTCGTTGCCGAATCGCCTGACGACGCGGCGCTCGACCACGACCGCGCGCTGGGCGCCTTGCTCGCCCGCGATGATGCGGGTGGCCGATCGCGCTACTGCGCGGCCGGTCTTCTTCACTTCAGCCAGCACTTCCTCGTAGGGCAGGCCCATCAGCGCGGCGGCGATTTCCGCCTGCTGCTGCTGATCATCGGTGATCCCCACCGCGGCGAAGATTGCCTCCTCCAGCGTCGGCGGATCCCGCCGGACGCGCCGTGTGCCGTATTTCGTGTTCCAGTCTTCGCTCATAGGGGCCTCGCATCTGATTGCGGAGATACCTAGTTGCCCTTATGTTGCATTGCAATACGAATTTCACATGGCAATACAGCCATGCATCTACAATTTCTCCAGCCTGGTAGCGTCATACAGTTCGATCGTGGTGGCGCCTTCCGCAAGCCCCTGCAGCGATCGGACGAAATCGCGCGAGGCGGGGACCGCAAAATGCGCCAGCAGGGCGGCGCGATCGGCCCATTGCTCGAAAAACACCAACCGCAGCGGATTCTCGCAATCGACATGGACGGCATGCGAAATGCAGCCGGGCTCGGTGCGTGAGCGATGGACGTGCTCGAGGCTCAATTTGCGTACCTCGTCAAAACTCTCCGCGCGCGCGGTCACGCCGCCGGTCACCACGATCATGTTGTCCTCTCGTTTTTTCGCAGCTCTTATGGCGCGGAATTGCCGGCGGCGCTCAGGTCAAGTGGCTGCTGCGGCCAGCGTTTCAGCGCGGCATGTCCGGCGTCGGTCAGCACGTAAATGCCGCGCTCGGCGCGGTCGAACCAGCCATAGACATTATGCAGCAGGATCTTGCCGGCGTCGGGAATATCGGCCCGCAAATCCTTCACACGTCGCGGCCCGCCCGACAGCGCCGAGGCGCAGGCCAGCGCCTGCTGCCGATAGGCCGTCATGATCGGCGCGCGCGTCGAGCCGCCCAGCGCAGGATCGCCCTTGCGCTTCTGATGCTCGGCGACCAGCCGCGAGCGTTTTTTTGGATTGCGGCGAGGGGCTGCCGTCGCGGGCTGGACGATCACCTCGACATCGCCCGTGCTGGTGACCGCCAGCATGCCGAAGCCTAAGCGGCGGCAGAGATTGCGATACCGCGCGTCGCTCTCGCGGCCCTTGCCACGGGCAGATAATTTGGCTGCGAGCCAGACCTCGTCGGCGGCGCCGGCGCGATCGACCGCTTGCAGGATCAGTTCCAGGTTGAAGGAAAGCTTCAGTTCGCCGATCACCACAATCGGCGGATCGTCGCCGCTCAGCGCCACCAGATCGCAGCCTCCGACCTCGCCCTTGACGGTGAAGCCGAGCTTTTCGAGGAAGCGTTTGACGGGAAGATAAAGCGCGGTTTCCAAAACTTGCTCCGGCGGCGCGTGGGCCGCGACTCAACGTCCGGACTCTAGCCGAATTCCGGCAAGGCAATCGCGCAATGGCTTCTTGAAGATCCTCAACGGTTGTCATTGCTGGAATATAACACCGATGGACGAAGCGAAAAGGGCGCGTCGCTCTCCTAAACCCTCCCGTTCACCGGCAGCAGCGCGCCGGTGACGGCGCTGGCCGCGTCGCTGGCGAGGAACAGGATCACGTCGGCCAATTCCTTCGGCGTCACCCATTTGGCGAAATCGGCTTTGGGCATGCTGGCGCGATTGGCCGCGGTGTCGATGATCGAGGGCAGCACGGCGTTGACCGTAATCTTGCCCTTGAGTTCGGCGGCGAGCGCATCGGTGAGGCGATGCACGCCGGCCTTGGAGGCGGCGTAGGCGCCCATGCCACTGCCTGCCTGCAGCGCGCCCATCGCGCCGATATTGACGATACGGCCGGCCCCCGACGAGATGAGATGCGGGATCGCCGCGCGTGACGCGTTGAGCGCAGTCATGACGTTGAGCGCGTACATCCGTTGCCAGGTCCCGGGATCGCCGTCTGCCACTGTTTCGAAGGCGAAGCCGCCGGCGGTGTTGATAAGCGCATCGAGCTTGCCGAAATGCGACGCGGCGGCGTCGATTGCTTTCCTGGCCTGGGCCGCATCGGTGAGGTCGACGCCGCCGAGTTCGAATAGATCCGCGGTGGCCGGTACCTGCGTCGGAGCATGGTCGACGCTTGCAATCCTGGCGCCTCGCGCCAGCGCCTCCTCCGCAACGACGCTGCCGAGAGCACCCAGCGCGCCTGTCACGACCATAACTTTCCCGTCCATGATGGGCCTCCGCCGGCGAATGGGAGCACATCCTATCAGGAGTTTTTCAATCGCAACGCGGCGAATTTCTGCATGAATGGCCGGTCTCGCGAGCCCAAATTGCCACGGCGGCCCCTGCGTGGCGGCCGTCAGCAACGTAGGACTACGGGATGGGGCGGAATCGATAAAATTTGCCGGAGTTCTGTAAGCCGTTTTCAGAATCCGTTCGGTACAACCGGATACCAACAAAAAGGCAGGGGGATTTGTCATGGGTTTGCCGGATCATGGTTTACCGCTTGTTCAGCTTAAGGAGCAGCGGCGCGACCTTGTCGTCGCGTTGCAAAATCGCAGCGGTCCGGTCTCGAGCTGGGAATTGATGCAGATCGCTGCGATCCAGCAGGCGATCTCGGCGTTCGAGGACGTCATCGCCGATCTCGATGCCGAAATGGAAATGGAAGCCGCGGCCTGAGCCGATAGCCCGCGGACCGCCACGGGCCTGCTTTACGGCTTGCGCGTGGCGGATAAGATCGCGGCATGCGCCACGCTCTCGCATTTCCACTCATTCTCATCGCACTATATGTGCAGCAAGCGGCTGCCATGCATGCGGCGTGCGTGAGGATCTGCCGGTGACGCTCGATGCGCGCGGCCGCGTGCGCTTTAACGCGATGCTCTATGTGCCCAAGGGCAAAACCAGCAACGACTATAAAGTGCAGGTCAACGTCAGGACGACAGGCGACAAGCCGTCCGCGCAGGTCGTGTCGATGCGGCGGGTGAAGTCAGATTAGGTCAGCCTGCAGATCAGTCTCGCAGATCAGTCTTGCAGGTAGCGCGCTTCGAGGCTGGCGCGCTCGGCGGTACCGAGACCGAGGCCATCGCGAAGATAGCTTTCGAGATCGCCGTAGTCGGCGTCGATCGCCTCGAACGCGGCGGCGAGGAACGATGCCTGCACCGAGCCGAGCACCTGCTTGACGTCGTCGGGCAGGTCGCTGCTGTGATTGGGATCCCGGCGGTAGAAGCGGTTGGTCAGGAGATAGTCTTCCGAGATGATGTCCTCGGAGACGCCGAGCGCATGCAGGATCAGCGCGCAGGCAAAACCGGTGCGGTCCTTGCCGGCGGTGCAGTGGATCACCAGCGGCGCGCGATCTTCCAGCAGATGTGAAAACAGCGTGCGGAAGTGCTGCGTGTTTTTCTGCACATAGCTGCGGTAGGAGTCGCGCATCACTTCGACGGCGTGGTCCGTCGACAGCGGCGTGCCTGCGGCCGCGATGGCGCGCAGCGCCGCGACCACGGTCGGTTCGACCGGCAGCGAATGGACGGTGATTTCAGGCATGCCGCACAGGGCGGCGGCGCGCTCCTCGGTGCCGCGAAAGTCGAACGCGCTGCGGACGCCCAGCTCCCGCAGCACGGAGGCATCGTCATCGGTGAGGTGGCCAAGATGGTTGGAGCGGAAGATCTGCCGCCAGCGCACAGTCCGGCCGTCGGCTGTCGGATAGCCGCCGAGATCGCGGAAATTGCTGGCGCCGGAGAGATTGAGATGGCGGGCGGGGAAGGCAGACATTGGCTGGTTCGGATGATCTTGAGTGGCGGAGGGGGAAGGGCATGTCGTCCGCTCCCGTCTCGTCTATACTGAACCCTGCAGGGGGTGAAACATGAATTGTCGCAGGAGTACGATTTTTAGCGCTGCGCTATGTGCCGCGGTGATAGTAACCGCGCCGTCGGCCGCGTTCGCGCAGTCGACTTTCCGGAACTATCGCTGCGCTGACGGGGCGCAGTTCATTGTCGGGTTTTTCCAGTACGATTCCCGCGCCCATCTGCAGCTCGACGGCAAGGCGCTGACTCTGCCCAAGCGCGTGGCGCTGTCGGGATCGCGTTATCAGGCGAAGGGTGTGACCCTGAGGATCACCAGGGCCGGGGTCGCAACACTCAAGCATGCCAAGCGGCCGGTCACCACATGCGAGCAGACATGAAAAAGGGCCGAAACGGCGTTGTTCCGACCCTTTTTTAGTTCGCCGACCGCGCCTCACTTGTTGGGCGCGTCCCTGTCAAACACCTCCCGGACATCAGTGGTCGCGCCCGTTCTTTTC from Bradyrhizobium sp. AZCC 1693 encodes:
- the fabG gene encoding 3-oxoacyl-ACP reductase FabG gives rise to the protein MDGKVMVVTGALGALGSVVAEEALARGARIASVDHAPTQVPATADLFELGGVDLTDAAQARKAIDAAASHFGKLDALINTAGGFAFETVADGDPGTWQRMYALNVMTALNASRAAIPHLISSGAGRIVNIGAMGALQAGSGMGAYAASKAGVHRLTDALAAELKGKITVNAVLPSIIDTAANRASMPKADFAKWVTPKELADVILFLASDAASAVTGALLPVNGRV
- a CDS encoding MliC family protein translates to MIVTAPSAAFAQSTFRNYRCADGAQFIVGFFQYDSRAHLQLDGKALTLPKRVALSGSRYQAKGVTLRITRAGVATLKHAKRPVTTCEQT
- a CDS encoding tyrosine-protein phosphatase, with the translated sequence MSAFPARHLNLSGASNFRDLGGYPTADGRTVRWRQIFRSNHLGHLTDDDASVLRELGVRSAFDFRGTEERAAALCGMPEITVHSLPVEPTVVAALRAIAAAGTPLSTDHAVEVMRDSYRSYVQKNTQHFRTLFSHLLEDRAPLVIHCTAGKDRTGFACALILHALGVSEDIISEDYLLTNRFYRRDPNHSSDLPDDVKQVLGSVQASFLAAAFEAIDADYGDLESYLRDGLGLGTAERASLEARYLQD
- a CDS encoding ISNCY family transposase encodes the protein MRFSDLLDRTEAKELTQVAAAELLGINVRTFQRWAERYEAEGDDGLVDLRMGRRSPRRAPEEELERMLGLFRDRYADFTVKHFHEQLQKRHGYVLGYTVTKLALHAAGLVRKAPKRSAHRKKRPRRPLPGMLLHQDGSRHAWIEGLPAMDLIVTLDDATSEIYSMFLVEEEGTASTFQALGEVIGGRGLFCALYTDRGSHYFYTPKAGEKVSKTQQTQVGRALSHLGIEHIAAYSPEARGRSERMFGTLQGRLPKDLRLAGIRTVEAANAWLRAHYMAEHNAAFAIKAEQPGTAFVADRHEAWREALCVIEDRTVANDNTIAWNGRRLQLPESRLRPHFVKALVRVHEYPDGTASVFLGPHRLATFAADGHQISPDAPQPGSVLGAVKDKPLRARKRASLTAPARAAVEIARVGAEKRASSRTKKPTRRANPAAISVA
- a CDS encoding putative quinol monooxygenase, giving the protein MIVVTGGVTARAESFDEVRKLSLEHVHRSRTEPGCISHAVHVDCENPLRLVFFEQWADRAALLAHFAVPASRDFVRSLQGLAEGATTIELYDATRLEKL
- a CDS encoding helix-turn-helix domain-containing protein translates to MAVVLDTSSCLPERRLAVWQDIVCDTFVGLDCKSDMRGAFWGAVSQCRIGPVALTQVDSTAQRVFRTPSRIARASEDYVLMALGNHGVNGVFQDGREAIVSAGQFVIYDTTRPYELRFDDSFSQTIFQMPRKLLQQRVGSFDGLTATTFAGDRPLERLTYDFARNVSRTIELVDPAAASRLLDQALDLLAMTLADRLHARLPDQSVHRSALLYRLKNHILTHLADPELSLPRAAAATGISPRYASDLMAAEQTSFRGYVQTQRLERCKRDLADPAYQARHIGEIAFAWGFNDLAHFSRIFKQRFGVSPREWREQPRQ
- a CDS encoding DUF2161 domain-containing phosphodiesterase codes for the protein METALYLPVKRFLEKLGFTVKGEVGGCDLVALSGDDPPIVVIGELKLSFNLELILQAVDRAGAADEVWLAAKLSARGKGRESDARYRNLCRRLGFGMLAVTSTGDVEVIVQPATAAPRRNPKKRSRLVAEHQKRKGDPALGGSTRAPIMTAYRQQALACASALSGGPRRVKDLRADIPDAGKILLHNVYGWFDRAERGIYVLTDAGHAALKRWPQQPLDLSAAGNSAP
- a CDS encoding GNAT family N-acetyltransferase, which gives rise to MYLIHIAAALANSSVRTLSQQEELPLLRDHLLRLDRTSRRDRFHGFMDDSFIERYAEKCADDGTTIIAFFENGVVRGAAELHPPDQSPDSLPEIAFSVEASVRRRGVGSILFRKLITVARAKGYKSLRITTGAQNEPMRALANKFGAQLVFRHGESTGTIDLTKQDQTELATTWADSTLNAARTVANFNRAYWRMLLRMYGWGRAA